GAGGTCATGTACCAGGACTTCGCCCCGCTCCGGTACGACAGCGGGAGTTATGAGGAGTCGCTCGAAGAGGCCGTGCGTCTCGTCGGTTATGACGAGACGTTCCCGCGGGAACGCGAGCGGGCGCGGGCGGACGGACGCGTGGTCGGCGTCGGCGTCGTCAACTACGTGGAAGGGACGGGGATCGGCCCCTACGAGGGCGCCCGGATTACGGTCGAGCCGAGCGGCACCGTTCGTCTCGCGACCGGCGTGGGCACCCAGGGCCAGGGGCACTTCACCTCCTTCGCGCAGATCGTGGCCGATGCCATCGGGGTGGCGCCGTCCGACGTGCGGGTGGTGACAGGCGACACGAGCGACTTCCATTGGGGGACGGGCACCTTCGCGAGCCGCGGGGCGGTCGTGGCCGGCAACGCGATCCACGCCGCGGCGCAGTCCGTGCGGGAGAAGATCCTGCGCCACGCCGCTGACGCGCTCGAGGTCGATCCCGAAGACCTCGAACTCGTTGACGGCGCCGCCCGCGTGCGGGGCGCCCCGGACCTGTCCGTCGACCTCGGCGCGCTCGCGGTGAGCGCCAACCCGCTGCGCGGGGCCGTGCAGCCGGGGACCGAGCCGGGGCTCGAGGCGACCTCGTACTTCGGCCCGCCGTACGGGACGACCGCGAACGGGACGCACGCCATCGTCGTCGCGGTGGATGCCGAGACGGCGATGGTCGAGATCCTGCGCTACATCGTCGTGCACGACTGCGGGACGGTGATCAACCCGACCATCGTGGAAGGCCAGATCCATGGCGGCGTCGCGGCGGGGATCGGAAACGCCTTCTACGAGGAACTCGTGTTCGACGAGTTCGGGGGCACGAGCAACGCCTCGTTCATGGACTACCTGCTCCCGACATCGACGGACGTGCCCCCGATCGAGACGGCCCACCTCGAGACGCCTTCGACGCTGAACCCGCTGGGGACGAAGGGCGTGGGGGAGGGCGGCGCGATCCCGGTCGCCGCCGCCTTCGCGCAGGCCGTCGAGGACGCGCTGGCCGACATCGCCCCGGAACTGGAGATCCTCGACATCCCGCTGAGCCCCGGCCGCCTGTTCGAACTCCTCCGGGGGGCGTCGTGAAGCCGCCGCCCTTCGAGTACCTGGCGGCGGCCGACCTGGACGAAGCGCTGGAGGCGCTCGCGGATGCGTCCGTCGAGACACGACCGCTCGCGGGCGGACAGAGCCTCGTCCCGATGCTCAACTTCCGTCTCGCGGCGCCGGAACGTCTCGTGGACCTGAACGGGATCGAGGAGCTGGCGGGCGTCGAGGAGATGGGGGACGGAGGGCTGCGTCTCGGCGCCATGGTCCGGCATCGCCAACTGGAGTGCGATCCGCTCATCGCGCGGCGGGCCCCGCTCCTCGCGGAGGCGGCGCCCTTCATCGCGCACCCCCAGATCCGCTCGCGGGGCACGGTGGGAGGCTCCGTGGCGCACGCCGATCCCGCCGCGGAACTGCCCGCCGTCCTCCTCACGCTCGGGGCGCGGGTCCGGATCGCCCGCCGCCCGCGGGGAGGAGAGTCCGGCTCCAGGGTGGAGCGGACCCTGGATCTGGACGATTTCTTCCTCGGCCCCTTCTTCTCCGTGCTGGAACCCGATGAACTCCTCACGGCCATCGAGGTGCCCCCGCCCGCCCCGGGGGAGGGGACGGCCTTCGACGAGGTGGCCCGGCGCCGGGGCGACTACGCCCTCGCCGGCGTGGCGGCGCGCGTGCGCCTGGACTCCCGCGGGGTCTGCGCCGCCGCCATCTCGCTTGTGAACGGCGGGGCCACCCCCTGCCTGATGAGCGAGGCCGCGCGCACGCTCGTCGGCGCGGAGCCTACGGCGGAAGCGATCGGAGCCGCAGCGGCCGCATGCGCGGAGACTT
The sequence above is a segment of the Candidatus Palauibacter australiensis genome. Coding sequences within it:
- a CDS encoding xanthine dehydrogenase family protein subunit M — encoded protein: MKPPPFEYLAAADLDEALEALADASVETRPLAGGQSLVPMLNFRLAAPERLVDLNGIEELAGVEEMGDGGLRLGAMVRHRQLECDPLIARRAPLLAEAAPFIAHPQIRSRGTVGGSVAHADPAAELPAVLLTLGARVRIARRPRGGESGSRVERTLDLDDFFLGPFFSVLEPDELLTAIEVPPPAPGEGTAFDEVARRRGDYALAGVAARVRLDSRGVCAAAISLVNGGATPCLMSEAARTLVGAEPTAEAIGAAAAACAETSEPAADMHANEAYRRHLVRTLTARVVSLAAARART